One part of the Paenibacillus silvisoli genome encodes these proteins:
- a CDS encoding MBL fold metallo-hydrolase yields MKIERISEHVWSLRTWMIIPFRVWVVKEEDGITLVDAGIPGMTKGILRFIEKLQAGPLRRIVLTHGHSDHVGAINGLLARYPEAEVFAHEIEFPYMEGREPYPGRKKAGQSVRPGMAKPLKYNGEGEDGDGLSAVGGLAVYHTPGHSPGHVAYYHEQDRVLLAGDLFTSSKGRLRKPMAMFTADMAEAVRSSEILRTLQPARLEICHGGPVLQPAAQLDAYQAAAASAAVSGTAKAR; encoded by the coding sequence ATGAAGATCGAACGTATTTCGGAGCATGTTTGGAGCCTGCGGACGTGGATGATTATTCCGTTTCGCGTATGGGTTGTGAAGGAAGAGGACGGCATAACGCTGGTGGACGCCGGTATTCCGGGCATGACGAAAGGTATTCTGCGCTTTATCGAGAAGCTGCAAGCCGGACCGTTGAGACGCATCGTGCTGACGCACGGGCATTCCGACCATGTAGGCGCGATTAACGGACTGCTTGCCCGTTATCCGGAAGCCGAAGTATTCGCGCATGAAATCGAGTTTCCGTACATGGAAGGACGAGAGCCTTATCCAGGGCGGAAAAAGGCGGGACAGTCGGTGCGGCCGGGAATGGCGAAGCCTCTGAAGTATAACGGAGAAGGAGAAGACGGAGACGGGCTGTCGGCGGTTGGCGGTTTGGCGGTTTATCATACGCCCGGCCATTCGCCGGGGCATGTCGCGTACTACCACGAGCAGGATCGCGTGCTGCTGGCTGGTGATTTGTTTACGTCAAGCAAAGGCCGCCTGCGCAAGCCGATGGCGATGTTTACGGCCGATATGGCCGAGGCCGTGCGCAGCAGCGAGATTTTGCGGACGCTGCAGCCGGCGCGGCTCGAAATTTGTCATGGCGGACCGGTACTGCAGCCAGCGGCGCAGCTGGACGCTTACCAGGCTGCGGCGGCATCGGCTGCGGTTTCCGGAACAGCCAAAGCGCGTTAA
- a CDS encoding AraC family transcriptional regulator, with the protein MAHLQHLTLPLLRKNRFYCFPESAGYYRHFHGHDVRRAAGMLQEFNLHLVTAGTGCVELDQQRCELQAGDAFLYFPGDKQVYYADKERPWDFKWIHFYGSGVLADLTERGFHRSTGWRVRSVAVLESLIDELLLEMDVHKMLHPSRISMLMYGIIAEFIEQAEPISAPGAGASAIERMLKLMPELQAAAAEPFDLDEWAARAGTNRFAFCRWFRRAAGQTPLEFVTMCRIQRAKQLLIERQELSVNEIARLSGYVHPSYFNKRFQESENMTPTAYRQLFSM; encoded by the coding sequence ATGGCCCATCTGCAGCATTTGACGCTACCGCTTCTGCGCAAAAACCGCTTCTACTGCTTTCCCGAATCCGCCGGTTACTACCGCCACTTTCATGGCCACGATGTGCGCCGCGCCGCGGGCATGCTTCAGGAATTCAATCTTCACCTCGTCACCGCGGGTACCGGCTGCGTTGAGCTGGACCAACAGCGCTGCGAGCTGCAAGCCGGCGATGCCTTTCTTTATTTCCCGGGCGATAAGCAGGTGTATTACGCCGATAAAGAGCGGCCGTGGGATTTCAAATGGATTCATTTCTACGGCAGCGGCGTTCTCGCCGATTTGACCGAACGCGGCTTCCATCGCTCCACTGGCTGGCGGGTTCGGTCCGTTGCCGTGCTTGAAAGCTTAATCGACGAGCTGCTGCTCGAAATGGATGTGCATAAAATGCTGCATCCCAGCCGCATCTCGATGCTGATGTACGGCATCATCGCCGAGTTCATCGAGCAGGCCGAGCCGATTTCCGCGCCCGGAGCAGGCGCGTCCGCCATCGAGCGCATGCTGAAGCTGATGCCGGAGCTGCAAGCGGCGGCAGCCGAGCCGTTCGATCTCGACGAGTGGGCAGCCCGCGCGGGAACGAACCGGTTCGCCTTTTGCCGGTGGTTTCGGCGCGCGGCGGGTCAGACGCCGCTTGAGTTCGTGACGATGTGCCGCATCCAGCGCGCGAAGCAGCTGCTCATCGAACGGCAGGAGCTGAGCGTGAACGAAATCGCGCGATTGTCCGGCTATGTGCACCCCAGTTACTTCAACAAACGGTTCCAGGAGAGCGAGAATATGACGCCGACCGCTTACCGCCAGTTATTTTCGATGTAA
- a CDS encoding HAD family hydrolase gives MIRPIRTVLFDFDGTLADTLPLSFKAFKAVFLKYDNRSVTEEEIVAMFGPTEDDIIARNLRNTAAIEQAVQDYYDIYESGHFDERQNNQDISQLLQTLKSRGIRIGVVTGKSRKGFEISSAALQLSDYWEVSITGDDVERPKPHPEGVEKALELLQADKEEAVFLGDSNADIKAGKTAGLRTYGVQWLSTYQSATFETPPDRVFTRVQEFLDELL, from the coding sequence GTGATCAGGCCAATACGAACGGTGCTGTTTGATTTTGACGGTACGCTCGCGGATACGCTGCCTTTGTCGTTCAAAGCGTTCAAGGCGGTTTTTCTGAAGTACGATAACCGCAGCGTGACCGAAGAAGAAATCGTCGCCATGTTCGGACCGACGGAGGATGACATCATTGCGCGGAATTTACGGAATACCGCGGCCATCGAGCAAGCCGTGCAAGATTACTATGACATCTATGAAAGCGGGCACTTCGATGAGCGGCAGAACAATCAAGATATCAGCCAGCTTCTCCAAACCTTGAAGTCGCGGGGCATCCGGATCGGCGTCGTCACCGGCAAGAGCAGGAAAGGGTTCGAAATCTCGTCGGCAGCGCTGCAGCTGTCCGATTATTGGGAGGTATCGATCACCGGCGATGACGTGGAGCGGCCAAAGCCTCATCCGGAAGGCGTCGAAAAAGCGCTGGAGCTGCTTCAAGCGGACAAAGAAGAAGCCGTGTTCCTAGGCGACAGCAACGCCGACATCAAGGCGGGAAAAACGGCCGGCCTTCGCACCTACGGCGTGCAATGGCTGTCTACTTATCAAAGCGCTACGTTCGAAACGCCCCCGGATCGCGTTTTTACGCGCGTACAAGAGTTTCTGGACGAACTGTTATAA
- a CDS encoding S41 family peptidase, with protein sequence MNLHGEKAVKQRRRVKMAAVALVAVAVGFAGGRLSMLLQYPIMKEPAFGNLSYAYKEIMNRYLEGADSKALVDGAAEGMVGSLGDPYSVYLTGDRGEQYISSYEDHFVGIGVEIREEDGEFIIDKLIEGAPSGKAGLKAGDVFVTVDGTAIKGLNLTKLKELVQGKEGTTAKLTVRREGSSKPIAISVVRGSVPVHTVSSKMLSDGIGEIMISRFAEKTADEFNAEVEALQKKGMTSLLLDLRGNPGGLLEPTIEIANRIVPKGKTIVQVVYKGETRVITHTSSQKEPWKLPIAILVDAHTASSAEVLTAALKATAGAKVVGEKTFGKGIVQNFRQLKDGSVLKLTEAQWRSPDGQWIHKKGIEPNDVVAAPSYALLPRLAAGLKLNIGDYGDKVQTAQQMLQALGYDVGAGTGIYDEDTASAVRAFQNRESLPVTGAMNDKTAYRLMVKLADKFDAEDPQRNKAVSLLEAAK encoded by the coding sequence ATGAATTTACATGGAGAGAAAGCGGTCAAGCAGCGGCGGCGCGTGAAGATGGCGGCTGTGGCCCTCGTGGCGGTCGCGGTCGGATTCGCCGGCGGACGGTTAAGCATGCTGTTACAATATCCGATTATGAAAGAGCCGGCTTTCGGCAATTTATCTTACGCGTATAAAGAAATCATGAATCGCTATTTGGAAGGCGCGGATTCGAAAGCGCTGGTCGACGGTGCCGCCGAGGGGATGGTCGGCTCGCTGGGCGACCCGTATTCCGTTTATTTGACCGGCGATCGCGGGGAGCAGTACATCAGCTCGTATGAGGATCATTTTGTCGGAATCGGCGTTGAAATTCGCGAGGAGGACGGCGAGTTCATCATCGATAAGCTGATCGAGGGAGCGCCGTCGGGGAAGGCGGGCCTCAAAGCCGGCGACGTCTTCGTGACGGTGGACGGCACGGCGATCAAGGGGCTGAACCTGACGAAGCTGAAGGAGCTTGTGCAGGGCAAGGAAGGGACGACGGCCAAGCTGACGGTCCGGCGCGAAGGGTCGAGCAAGCCGATCGCGATTTCCGTTGTGCGCGGTTCGGTGCCGGTTCATACGGTCTCCTCCAAGATGCTGAGCGACGGCATCGGGGAAATCATGATCAGCCGATTCGCGGAAAAAACGGCGGATGAATTCAACGCGGAGGTCGAGGCTCTGCAGAAGAAAGGCATGACTTCGCTGCTTCTGGATCTGCGCGGTAACCCCGGCGGTTTGCTGGAGCCGACGATCGAGATCGCGAACCGGATCGTTCCGAAAGGGAAAACGATCGTACAGGTCGTGTACAAAGGCGAAACGCGCGTCATTACGCATACATCGAGCCAGAAGGAGCCGTGGAAGCTGCCGATCGCGATTCTCGTCGATGCGCATACGGCAAGCTCCGCCGAAGTGCTGACCGCCGCGCTCAAAGCGACGGCCGGCGCGAAGGTGGTCGGCGAGAAAACGTTCGGCAAAGGCATCGTGCAAAACTTCAGGCAGCTGAAGGACGGCTCCGTGCTGAAGCTGACGGAAGCGCAGTGGCGCTCGCCGGACGGCCAATGGATTCATAAGAAAGGGATCGAGCCGAACGATGTCGTAGCCGCTCCAAGCTATGCGCTGCTTCCGCGGCTCGCGGCAGGCCTGAAGCTGAATATCGGCGATTATGGCGATAAGGTGCAGACGGCGCAGCAGATGCTGCAGGCGCTTGGTTACGACGTCGGCGCGGGAACGGGCATCTACGATGAGGACACGGCGTCCGCCGTCCGCGCCTTCCAGAACCGCGAATCGCTGCCGGTCACGGGCGCCATGAACGACAAGACGGCTTATCGGTTGATGGTGAAGCTGGCCGACAAATTCGACGCGGAGGATCCGCAGCGGAATAAAGCGGTTTCGCTGCTCGAAGCTGCCAAGTAG
- a CDS encoding aldo/keto reductase codes for MKRIAVAGIEQGITQLVHGSMMLDKNRMDYSSGLLDAFAAAGGNAIDTGHIYGESSARAIGLWMEVRGNRSDIVIIGKGAHPYEQSRMTKTCIQSDLVESLDRLMTDYMDMYMLHRDDPNVHVGYILEGLNDQISAGRCRAIGASNWTVARIQEANAYAAKNGMTGFACSSPNLALARPNEARWKGCVSTTAEDEAWHEKSQLPILSWSSQSGGFFTDRYSKENREDAEMVRVNYSEENWERKRRATVLAEKYGVTANHIALAYVLNQPFPVAAIVGPQQPSELQDSLKALPVVLTDAERDWLNLQTETISL; via the coding sequence ATGAAACGAATTGCCGTCGCAGGCATCGAACAGGGCATTACCCAGCTGGTGCATGGCTCCATGATGCTGGACAAGAACCGAATGGACTACTCTTCCGGGCTGCTTGACGCGTTTGCAGCAGCAGGAGGCAACGCGATCGATACCGGACATATTTACGGCGAAAGCTCCGCCCGCGCGATCGGGCTTTGGATGGAAGTGCGCGGGAACCGCAGCGACATCGTCATTATCGGCAAAGGAGCGCATCCCTACGAGCAATCGCGGATGACGAAAACTTGCATTCAGAGCGACTTGGTCGAATCGCTGGACCGGCTCATGACGGACTATATGGATATGTACATGCTCCACCGCGACGATCCGAACGTTCATGTCGGCTATATTTTGGAAGGGCTGAACGATCAAATTTCCGCAGGCCGCTGCCGCGCGATCGGTGCCTCCAACTGGACCGTGGCGCGCATTCAGGAAGCGAATGCCTATGCGGCGAAGAACGGCATGACGGGCTTCGCCTGCAGCAGCCCGAACCTGGCGCTGGCAAGGCCGAACGAAGCGCGCTGGAAAGGCTGCGTCTCGACGACGGCGGAGGACGAAGCTTGGCACGAGAAGTCGCAGCTGCCGATCCTGTCCTGGTCGTCGCAATCCGGCGGGTTTTTCACGGACCGTTACTCCAAGGAAAACCGCGAGGATGCGGAGATGGTTCGCGTCAACTACAGCGAGGAGAACTGGGAGCGCAAGCGCAGAGCAACGGTACTGGCGGAAAAATACGGCGTAACCGCGAACCATATCGCGCTCGCCTACGTGTTGAATCAGCCGTTCCCGGTAGCCGCGATCGTAGGTCCGCAGCAGCCGTCCGAGCTGCAGGACAGCCTCAAGGCTTTGCCTGTCGTCCTCACGGACGCGGAACGCGATTGGCTGAATCTCCAAACGGAGACGATTTCGTTATAG
- a CDS encoding IMP dehydrogenase, translating to MAHYYMEPSRTFSEFLLVPNLTTKECNPSNVSLKTPIVKYKKGEKPAYALNIPFSSAVMQAVSDDRMAVALARAGGISFIFGSQTVEGQAEMVRKAKSYKAGFVVSRSNLTPQHTLKDVLELKERTGHSTVAITSDGSPKGRLLGIVTGRDYRISRDSQSKSVSEFMTPFEKLVYGKSGITLSEANDLIWDHKLNCLPVVDSEGNLDTLVFRKDYDEHKENPHELLDTNKSYIVGAGINTKDYEQRVPALVSAGVDVLVIDSSDGYSEWQKDTIGYVKSNFDVKIGAGNVVDREGFLYLVEAGADFIKVGIGGGSICITREQKGIGRGQASALIEVAAARDEYFERTGVYVPICSDGGIVHDYHITLALAMGADFVMMGRYFARFDESPTRKLKVGNNFVKEFWGEGSNRARNWERYDTGGKAGLMFEEGVDSYVPYAGSLQENLNKTLHKIKSTMCNCGSLTLAELQRNARITLVSATSIVEGGAHDVILKENTITGE from the coding sequence TTGGCTCATTATTACATGGAACCGTCCCGCACCTTTAGCGAATTTTTGCTGGTGCCGAATTTGACGACGAAGGAGTGCAACCCTTCGAACGTATCGTTGAAAACCCCGATCGTGAAGTACAAGAAAGGCGAAAAGCCGGCATACGCGCTGAACATTCCGTTCTCCTCCGCCGTCATGCAGGCGGTCTCCGACGACCGGATGGCCGTTGCGCTCGCGCGCGCTGGCGGCATTTCGTTCATCTTCGGCTCCCAAACCGTTGAAGGACAAGCCGAGATGGTGCGCAAAGCGAAGAGCTACAAGGCAGGCTTCGTGGTAAGCCGCTCGAACTTGACGCCGCAGCACACGCTTAAGGACGTGCTGGAGCTGAAAGAGCGTACGGGTCACTCCACTGTAGCGATTACGAGCGACGGTTCGCCTAAGGGCAGGCTGCTCGGCATCGTAACCGGACGCGATTACCGGATCAGCCGCGATTCGCAGTCCAAGTCGGTCAGCGAATTCATGACGCCTTTCGAGAAGCTGGTGTACGGCAAATCCGGCATTACCTTGTCCGAAGCGAACGACTTGATCTGGGATCACAAGCTGAACTGCCTCCCGGTCGTAGACAGCGAAGGCAATTTGGATACGCTCGTATTCCGCAAGGACTACGACGAGCATAAAGAAAATCCGCACGAGCTGCTCGACACGAACAAGAGCTATATCGTTGGCGCCGGCATCAACACGAAGGATTACGAGCAGCGCGTACCTGCGCTGGTATCGGCTGGCGTAGACGTGCTGGTCATCGACTCCTCGGACGGCTATTCGGAATGGCAGAAGGATACCATCGGGTACGTAAAATCGAACTTCGACGTGAAAATCGGCGCGGGCAACGTTGTCGACCGCGAAGGATTCCTCTATTTGGTGGAAGCGGGCGCGGACTTCATTAAAGTCGGCATCGGCGGCGGCTCCATCTGCATTACGCGGGAACAGAAGGGGATCGGACGCGGACAAGCTTCGGCGCTGATCGAAGTGGCGGCGGCGCGCGACGAATATTTCGAGCGGACGGGCGTTTATGTGCCGATCTGTTCCGACGGCGGCATCGTGCATGACTACCATATTACGCTGGCGCTTGCGATGGGCGCGGATTTCGTCATGATGGGCCGTTATTTTGCCCGGTTCGACGAGAGCCCGACGCGCAAGCTGAAGGTCGGCAACAACTTCGTCAAAGAGTTCTGGGGCGAAGGCTCCAACCGCGCGCGCAACTGGGAGCGTTATGACACCGGCGGCAAAGCGGGACTCATGTTCGAGGAAGGCGTCGATTCCTACGTGCCGTATGCGGGAAGCCTGCAGGAAAACTTGAACAAGACGCTGCACAAAATCAAATCGACGATGTGCAACTGCGGCTCGCTCACGCTTGCGGAGCTGCAGCGCAACGCGCGGATTACGCTCGTTTCGGCGACCAGCATCGTCGAGGGCGGCGCGCACGACGTTATTTTGAAGGAGAACACGATTACCGGGGAATAA
- a CDS encoding Cof-type HAD-IIB family hydrolase, giving the protein MYKLIAIDIDDTLLTDDCTVTPGTKEALIAAMEKGVFVTLATGRMFPSARKIANQIELNVPIITYQGSSVKTLLDEQVLYERYVPQDAAELLMSYCEENNIHLQLYTDDVIYVREDNQHARDYSKLANLPFVVEPDFKSLIKRPTAKMLMIDDPARLDEVAAELRTLIGANTHITKSKPHFLEVTHKEGTKGHAISFMARHIGCTMDEVIAIGDSWNDHEMIEVAGLGVAMGNAVQKLKDIAQYVTKTNNDEGVRHVIEKFVLETVS; this is encoded by the coding sequence ATGTATAAACTGATCGCGATTGATATTGACGACACGCTGCTGACGGATGATTGCACGGTAACGCCCGGAACGAAGGAAGCGCTGATCGCGGCGATGGAGAAAGGCGTGTTCGTCACGCTGGCCACCGGCCGCATGTTCCCTTCCGCGCGCAAAATCGCCAACCAGATCGAGCTGAACGTGCCGATCATTACGTATCAAGGCTCCAGCGTCAAAACGCTGCTCGACGAGCAGGTGCTCTATGAGCGTTACGTGCCGCAGGATGCCGCCGAGCTGCTCATGAGCTATTGCGAGGAGAACAACATCCATCTGCAGCTGTATACCGACGACGTCATCTACGTTCGAGAAGACAATCAGCATGCGCGCGACTACTCGAAGCTGGCGAATCTTCCGTTCGTCGTGGAGCCGGACTTCAAATCGTTAATCAAACGCCCGACCGCGAAAATGCTCATGATCGACGATCCTGCGCGCCTCGACGAGGTGGCTGCCGAGCTTAGAACGCTGATTGGCGCGAACACGCATATTACGAAATCCAAGCCTCACTTCCTCGAAGTGACGCATAAGGAAGGCACGAAAGGCCATGCGATTTCGTTCATGGCGCGGCACATCGGCTGCACGATGGACGAAGTGATCGCGATCGGCGATTCCTGGAACGACCACGAGATGATCGAGGTCGCCGGACTCGGCGTGGCGATGGGCAATGCGGTTCAGAAGCTGAAGGACATTGCGCAATACGTGACGAAAACGAACAATGATGAAGGCGTGCGCCACGTCATCGAGAAGTTCGTGCTTGAGACGGTTTCATAG
- a CDS encoding antibiotic biosynthesis monooxygenase family protein — protein sequence MSTHSPQNESTVLAKTPEPPYYAVIFTSKRTDVDNGYGAMADRMVELASQQPGFLGVESARGSDGVGITVSYWASLEAIRDWKANPLHLGAQAKGRADWYSNYGVRISKVERDYFF from the coding sequence ATGAGCACACATTCACCGCAAAATGAATCAACCGTTCTTGCCAAAACACCGGAGCCTCCCTATTACGCCGTCATCTTCACCTCGAAGCGCACGGACGTCGACAATGGCTACGGCGCCATGGCCGATCGCATGGTAGAGCTCGCTTCCCAGCAGCCGGGATTCCTCGGCGTGGAGAGCGCGCGCGGCAGCGACGGCGTCGGCATTACCGTTTCGTACTGGGCGTCGCTCGAAGCGATCCGCGATTGGAAAGCCAACCCGCTGCATCTCGGCGCGCAGGCCAAAGGCCGGGCGGACTGGTATTCGAACTACGGCGTACGGATCAGCAAGGTGGAACGCGATTATTTTTTCTAA
- a CDS encoding stalk domain-containing protein, translated as MNRSKQSIKRITALGAACTLLLTLSAPLANAAAADQVQVTPISAAVQQAGVVELTTKTVTEKSDVLDAELHIPVISGLQDTAYEASLNAKIAKKATDSLEALKKQAKDDEASADGVYEFRKYEMKVEFKLISDGSAASGNVLSFKVLTYFYTGGAHGGTLIDAYNVRNAAHASAVTLNELFGTSYKGVINKAVQAEIRAHQDLYFEDTFKTIADNQPFYIQKGKAVIIFHEYEIAPYASGSPEIAVALPSKTAPAPSTLAGFSIMMNGSTLSGAKLYADRNGIVMAPLRSVTAKLGYTLNWHAGQITLLKGKQSVAFQAGKDAYIAGGKPVKLGAAPVVKGGTLYVPLSFFSKVLGAAVTYTKDSVLIQ; from the coding sequence ATGAATAGAAGTAAACAGTCGATCAAACGGATAACCGCGCTAGGAGCCGCATGCACGCTCCTGCTTACCCTTTCGGCGCCGCTGGCCAACGCGGCCGCAGCCGACCAAGTCCAAGTCACGCCGATCAGCGCCGCTGTACAGCAGGCAGGCGTAGTGGAGCTTACCACGAAAACCGTCACCGAAAAGTCGGACGTTCTCGATGCGGAGCTCCACATTCCCGTTATCAGCGGACTTCAAGACACCGCCTATGAAGCTTCGCTGAATGCCAAAATCGCCAAGAAGGCAACCGATTCGCTGGAAGCACTGAAAAAACAAGCCAAGGACGACGAGGCATCCGCCGATGGCGTCTACGAATTTCGGAAGTACGAGATGAAAGTCGAATTCAAGCTAATCAGCGATGGCAGCGCCGCAAGCGGTAACGTGCTTTCCTTCAAAGTCCTGACATACTTCTATACGGGCGGCGCTCATGGCGGCACGCTGATCGATGCCTACAATGTACGCAATGCGGCCCACGCTTCGGCGGTTACGCTGAACGAGCTGTTCGGCACCTCGTACAAGGGCGTCATCAACAAGGCTGTTCAAGCGGAAATCCGTGCGCATCAAGATCTTTACTTCGAGGATACGTTTAAGACGATCGCGGACAACCAGCCTTTCTATATTCAGAAAGGGAAGGCCGTCATCATTTTCCATGAATATGAGATCGCGCCTTATGCAAGCGGTTCGCCGGAAATCGCCGTAGCGCTCCCATCGAAGACTGCGCCTGCACCGAGCACGCTTGCCGGCTTTTCGATCATGATGAACGGCAGCACGTTGAGCGGCGCCAAGCTTTATGCAGACCGTAACGGCATCGTCATGGCGCCGCTTCGCTCGGTTACGGCCAAGCTGGGCTACACCTTGAACTGGCATGCCGGCCAGATCACGCTTCTTAAAGGGAAGCAAAGCGTGGCCTTTCAAGCGGGCAAAGACGCTTATATCGCTGGCGGAAAACCAGTCAAGCTCGGCGCCGCTCCCGTCGTGAAAGGCGGTACGCTGTATGTGCCGCTGTCCTTCTTCTCCAAGGTGCTCGGCGCTGCGGTGACGTACACGAAGGATTCGGTCCTCATCCAATAA
- a CDS encoding DUF2087 domain-containing protein has translation MQLDKIVNYHKALADPTRIRMLILLAEGEMTGQLLAEKLCLSPATITHHAAKLRAVSLIHERRDKNAIFFSLDHYFLKQYESSLQSLLARPATAETKELEPMDEKNERMKQSVLRNFFTGDGKLKHIPAQLKKKRIVLEHLAEKLEEGRSYTEKELNGFIQQFHADFATIRREFIMHAYLYREQEVYERNPREMWERWETLS, from the coding sequence ATGCAGCTTGATAAAATCGTCAATTATCATAAAGCGCTCGCCGATCCAACCCGGATCCGCATGCTCATTTTGCTCGCCGAAGGAGAAATGACCGGGCAGCTGCTGGCGGAGAAGCTGTGCCTCTCCCCGGCTACTATCACGCATCATGCCGCCAAGCTGCGGGCAGTCAGCCTGATTCATGAACGGCGCGACAAGAACGCTATCTTCTTCTCGCTCGATCATTATTTCCTCAAGCAGTACGAGAGCTCGCTGCAATCGTTGCTGGCGCGGCCTGCAACGGCAGAAACGAAGGAGTTAGAACCGATGGACGAGAAAAACGAACGAATGAAGCAGTCCGTGCTGCGCAATTTCTTTACGGGCGACGGCAAGCTGAAGCATATCCCGGCTCAGCTGAAGAAGAAGCGGATCGTGCTGGAGCATCTGGCCGAGAAGCTCGAGGAAGGCAGAAGCTACACCGAGAAGGAGCTGAACGGCTTCATCCAGCAGTTCCATGCGGACTTCGCCACCATCCGCCGCGAGTTCATCATGCACGCTTATTTGTACCGCGAACAGGAAGTGTATGAACGAAATCCGCGCGAAATGTGGGAGCGTTGGGAAACGTTATCGTAA
- a CDS encoding YeiH family protein: MAMQQTTIKPLAPYVRAIKPASGGLAGGIGFTLLLAAAGYGLAQLPGLHYAGQMACAILLAVIYRQIWGYPQTLRAGIAFSGKTLLRLAIILYGLKLNVLQVFQDGPSMLVRDFAAAVFAIGCTMLLAKWLKADLKLSLLLGIGTAICGAAAIAAVSPILRSKEEDTAVSVGLIALTGTLFAIGYTLLRPVLALTELQYGVWSGTSLHEIAHVALAAAPAGEDALAAALLAKLGRVFLLVPLSLVLIMAQRRIARRTAAAGGEPEPGASAGKLQLPWFLLGFAAMSALGSSAAGQSFLQAAPSVMNGITVVTTFLLTMAMVGLGLNVDLRSSGKAVAKPLAAMLIASVMLAAGTYFTV; this comes from the coding sequence ATGGCAATGCAACAAACGACGATCAAGCCGCTTGCGCCTTATGTGCGGGCGATTAAGCCTGCTAGCGGAGGCTTGGCGGGCGGAATCGGATTTACGTTACTGCTGGCGGCGGCCGGCTATGGCTTGGCACAGCTGCCGGGGCTTCATTATGCGGGACAGATGGCTTGCGCCATTTTGCTCGCGGTCATTTATAGGCAAATTTGGGGATATCCGCAGACGCTTCGAGCGGGGATCGCTTTTTCCGGTAAAACGCTGCTGCGGCTCGCGATCATCCTGTACGGGCTAAAGCTCAATGTTCTGCAAGTGTTTCAAGACGGGCCCTCGATGCTCGTGCGCGACTTCGCGGCTGCCGTATTCGCCATTGGCTGCACGATGCTGCTGGCCAAATGGCTGAAAGCAGACCTGAAGCTATCGCTGCTGCTTGGCATCGGAACCGCGATCTGCGGCGCCGCGGCCATTGCGGCCGTATCGCCGATTCTCCGCAGCAAGGAGGAGGATACAGCCGTAAGCGTGGGGCTCATCGCGCTTACGGGCACGCTGTTCGCGATCGGATACACGCTGCTTCGGCCGGTGCTCGCGCTGACGGAGCTGCAGTATGGCGTCTGGTCCGGGACGAGCTTGCACGAAATCGCGCATGTCGCGCTGGCGGCTGCCCCCGCCGGCGAGGATGCGCTGGCCGCGGCGCTGCTCGCGAAGCTTGGCCGCGTGTTTCTGCTCGTGCCGCTAAGCCTCGTGCTGATTATGGCGCAGCGGCGGATCGCGCGGCGTACGGCCGCAGCTGGCGGCGAGCCGGAACCCGGCGCCAGCGCGGGCAAGCTGCAGCTTCCGTGGTTTCTGCTCGGCTTCGCCGCAATGAGCGCGCTCGGGAGCAGCGCAGCCGGGCAATCGTTCCTGCAAGCAGCGCCTTCCGTCATGAACGGAATAACGGTCGTAACGACGTTTCTGCTGACGATGGCGATGGTCGGGCTGGGGCTCAATGTCGACCTGCGCAGCAGCGGCAAAGCGGTCGCGAAGCCGCTGGCCGCGATGCTCATCGCATCGGTCATGCTTGCGGCTGGAACGTATTTTACCGTGTAG